The following nucleotide sequence is from Acidobacteriota bacterium.
CGCCCTCTTCGAGATCAACAGGGTATCGTGCTTCAGAAGCTCATATACATTCACCTGCGTCGAGTCGAGGAACTTCACATAAGGAACATTCCTCGATGAAAGGATAAGATTAATATTATCGCGAAAATCAACCACCAATGCCTTGGAGTCTATCGAAAGCCGTTCAATCGCCGCTACGAACTCCTTCGTCTTGGGCGAGGGGAGAGCAAACTCATCGATGACCACGATCTTATTCAGCTTGTTCTTCTGAGAGAGCGCAGAACAAAGGGCAGCCTTTATAACCTTCTTCGGCAAACGATAATAATAACTCCGCGGTTTGGGACCAAAAACAACCCCCCCTCCTCGCCAAATGGGGGAACGAATGCTCCCATGGCGGGCGCGCCCCGTTCCTTTCTGCCTCCAAGGCTTCTTCCCTCCACCAGCGACCTCAGCTCGGGTCTTGGTGGAAGCGGTTCCTCGACGCAGTTTAGCCAGATAATGCTTCACCGCCTCGTAAATGAGATGAGGCTTCACCTCGGCGGCAAACACCTTGTCCGATACCTCTACCTTCCCCACCTCTTTATTCTCTAAGTTCTTCACGGTAAGCGTAGCCATCTTCTTCTCACCCTTCCTTACTCTCTTCCTTTCGGCTTCCTGATTATCAGATAACCACCAGGAGCCCCAGGGACAGCCCCCTTCACCAACAAGAGGTTCTTTTCCTCATCCACCTTGACTATCTTCAGGTTCTTCACCGTGACCCTTCTGCCTCCCATTCTTCCTGGAAGCTTTTTCCCCTTAAAAACCCGCGAGGGGAAAGCAGAAGCACCGATGGAACCAGGTGCCCGATGAA
It contains:
- the rplD gene encoding 50S ribosomal protein L4 encodes the protein MATLTVKNLENKEVGKVEVSDKVFAAEVKPHLIYEAVKHYLAKLRRGTASTKTRAEVAGGGKKPWRQKGTGRARHGSIRSPIWRGGGVVFGPKPRSYYYRLPKKVIKAALCSALSQKNKLNKIVVIDEFALPSPKTKEFVAAIERLSIDSKALVVDFRDNINLILSSRNVPYVKFLDSTQVNVYELLKHDTLLISKRAVLKLSEELSK